One Chordicoccus furentiruminis DNA window includes the following coding sequences:
- a CDS encoding DUF4317 family protein: protein MEKADIRELRKAVKARDNIVDWVYGFYVDADNNTVWDQVMRLADMEDAERFRHVAMFQRVLSTRIGRDTFSVALTEQNEALLALRSTDGGDTAALEAFRDAFTAGYTHTDPYYATLTRIVYDVPLKGTDGRKLEDGDVVYEALLLAVCPAKLTRAALGFREDRVAELDRRWQIGNPVAGFLYPSFSERLEDRNEVMLRSNAPDGEDFLTALFAVQAEAAPVGAETQRALFSDLLGQMDVNLESAAAISENLVEKAAEEDAPQTLEKQTVRKIAEAAGAPMEDFDEIYDETIGDTQIALDAVAESCITVKTDAMTLKVPIDKAQLIRTRIIDGREYILIPADGTVTVNGTAVSASAGETAASAEADTGMEKAPEADRSSAADGSPEGTPWEN, encoded by the coding sequence ATGGAAAAGGCAGACATCAGAGAGCTTCGGAAGGCCGTCAAGGCGAGAGACAACATCGTCGACTGGGTTTACGGCTTCTATGTGGACGCGGACAACAACACTGTCTGGGATCAGGTCATGCGTCTTGCGGATATGGAGGACGCGGAGCGGTTCCGCCATGTGGCGATGTTTCAGCGGGTGCTGAGCACGCGGATCGGCCGGGATACCTTCAGCGTCGCGCTGACGGAACAGAACGAGGCGCTGCTCGCGCTCCGTTCCACGGACGGCGGCGATACGGCCGCGCTCGAAGCGTTCCGGGATGCGTTTACCGCGGGGTACACGCATACGGATCCCTATTACGCGACGCTGACACGCATCGTCTACGATGTGCCGCTCAAGGGCACGGACGGGAGGAAGCTGGAGGACGGCGACGTGGTCTATGAGGCGCTGCTGCTGGCCGTCTGTCCGGCCAAACTCACCCGGGCCGCGCTCGGCTTCCGGGAGGACCGCGTGGCGGAGCTGGACCGGAGATGGCAGATCGGCAATCCGGTGGCGGGCTTCCTCTATCCCTCTTTCTCAGAGCGGCTGGAGGACCGGAACGAAGTGATGCTCCGTTCCAACGCGCCAGACGGGGAGGATTTCCTGACGGCTCTGTTCGCGGTGCAGGCGGAGGCGGCGCCGGTGGGCGCCGAGACGCAGCGGGCTCTGTTCAGTGACCTGCTGGGTCAGATGGACGTCAATCTCGAGAGCGCCGCCGCAATCAGCGAGAATCTGGTGGAGAAGGCGGCGGAGGAGGACGCGCCGCAGACGCTGGAGAAACAGACCGTGCGGAAGATTGCCGAGGCGGCGGGCGCTCCTATGGAGGATTTTGACGAAATCTACGATGAGACGATCGGCGATACACAGATCGCGCTGGACGCGGTAGCGGAAAGCTGCATCACGGTGAAGACGGATGCGATGACGCTGAAGGTCCCCATCGACAAGGCACAGCTGATCCGGACGCGTATCATCGACGGAAGAGAGTACATTCTGATTCCGGCGGACGGCACCGTAACGGTGAACGGAACGGCCGTCTCGGCGTCGGCCGGAGAGACGGCCGCGTCAGCGGAGGCGGACACCGGGATGGAGAAAGCGCCGGAGGCGGACCGCTCTTCTGCGGCGGACGGATCCCCCGAGGGCACGCCGTGGGAGAACTGA
- a CDS encoding LysR family transcriptional regulator, producing MDFKGLQYFMTVAQELNFSRAAEKLHMSQPPLSSRIRQMEEDLGVTLFIRGKRHLQLTEAGRLLYRRASQMLELADKTRSEMRSFGRELSGRICLAIADGRAPAIAAGWMAGFREEYPLVEFSLWNGSSDDVLDRLHRGLADLALIVAPYDTEHLEGIPVWKEPWTALIPASHPLAQRPGTEIRLSELAEVPLVIPQRKSRQEAVLRWFSGIGREPRVICTLSSFNDAAAVAAAGAGVCIYPETQDGPYPGVASKVITEPERIAEYELVWIREQPPVAPASVLTDYVRDLMEEAGEVPESGRLRGVREQTVL from the coding sequence ATGGATTTCAAAGGACTGCAGTACTTCATGACAGTGGCGCAGGAATTGAATTTTTCCCGCGCCGCCGAAAAACTCCATATGAGCCAGCCTCCGCTCAGCAGCCGGATCCGTCAGATGGAGGAGGATCTCGGCGTGACGCTTTTCATAAGAGGGAAGCGGCATCTGCAGCTCACCGAGGCGGGCCGGCTGCTCTACCGGCGCGCGTCGCAGATGCTGGAACTCGCGGACAAGACGAGGAGCGAGATGAGGTCCTTCGGACGGGAGCTGTCGGGACGGATCTGTCTTGCGATTGCGGACGGCCGTGCGCCGGCGATCGCCGCGGGCTGGATGGCGGGATTCCGGGAGGAATATCCGCTGGTTGAATTTTCTCTGTGGAACGGCTCCAGCGACGACGTGCTGGACCGGCTTCACAGGGGGCTGGCGGATCTTGCGCTGATCGTGGCGCCGTATGACACGGAGCATCTCGAGGGGATTCCGGTCTGGAAGGAGCCCTGGACGGCCCTGATTCCGGCATCGCATCCTCTGGCGCAGCGGCCCGGAACCGAGATCCGTCTCTCCGAGCTCGCCGAGGTGCCGCTGGTGATTCCGCAGCGCAAGTCGAGGCAGGAGGCGGTTCTCCGGTGGTTCTCCGGGATCGGGCGGGAGCCGCGGGTGATCTGCACGCTTTCCAGCTTCAATGACGCGGCGGCGGTCGCCGCTGCGGGAGCGGGGGTCTGCATCTATCCCGAGACGCAGGACGGACCGTACCCGGGCGTGGCATCGAAGGTGATCACGGAGCCGGAGCGGATCGCGGAATATGAGCTTGTCTGGATCCGGGAGCAGCCGCCCGTCGCTCCGGCATCTGTGCTGACCGACTATGTCCGGGATCTGATGGAGGAGGCCGGAGAGGTGCCGGAAAGCGGAAGGCTGCGCGGCGTGAGGGAGCAGACGGTTCTTTGA
- a CDS encoding D-2-hydroxyacid dehydrogenase: protein MEKKTVLVTLPVTEEQKEYLEETAGERAAFLWKSAAAVRDGELEQADAIIGNVPPERLTICRRLTWLQLSSAGADAYTGAGVLPAGTELTNASGAYGPAVSEHMLALTFAVIRRFGQYGRNQVRHVWKAMGDVISVEHSVTAVLGLGDIGGAYARKMKALGAYTIGVRRTEREKPEWLDEQYTLDALDKVLPRADIVAMALPGSPETFHLMDERRLGLMRKGSCLINVGRGNAVDTAALREALAAGRLAGAGLDVTDPEPLPADDPLWDFDNVVLTPHAAGWFFLPETLTRVVRISAGNLSAWLDGRPLTHRVSRTFGY from the coding sequence ATGGAGAAGAAGACAGTGCTGGTCACGCTTCCGGTGACGGAGGAGCAGAAGGAATATCTGGAGGAGACGGCCGGGGAGCGGGCTGCCTTTCTCTGGAAAAGCGCGGCCGCGGTCAGGGACGGCGAGCTGGAGCAGGCCGATGCCATCATCGGGAACGTACCGCCGGAGAGGCTCACGATCTGCCGGCGTCTTACGTGGCTGCAGCTGAGCAGCGCCGGTGCGGACGCCTATACAGGCGCGGGCGTGCTGCCGGCGGGGACGGAGCTCACAAACGCTTCCGGCGCATACGGACCGGCGGTCTCGGAGCATATGCTGGCCCTGACCTTCGCGGTGATCCGCCGGTTCGGCCAGTACGGCCGGAATCAGGTCCGCCACGTGTGGAAGGCGATGGGTGACGTCATCTCCGTGGAACATTCCGTGACCGCCGTGCTCGGACTGGGCGATATCGGGGGCGCCTACGCCCGGAAGATGAAGGCGCTTGGCGCTTACACCATCGGCGTACGGCGGACGGAACGGGAAAAGCCGGAATGGCTTGACGAGCAGTACACGCTGGATGCGCTGGATAAGGTGCTGCCCCGGGCGGATATCGTGGCGATGGCGCTGCCGGGCTCGCCGGAGACGTTTCATCTTATGGATGAACGGAGACTGGGCCTTATGCGAAAGGGGAGCTGTCTGATCAACGTCGGACGGGGAAATGCAGTTGACACCGCCGCCCTCCGGGAGGCCCTCGCAGCCGGCCGGCTTGCCGGCGCGGGACTCGACGTCACGGATCCGGAGCCGCTTCCGGCGGACGATCCGCTGTGGGACTTTGACAATGTCGTTCTCACGCCCCACGCGGCGGGATGGTTCTTTCTTCCGGAGACGCTGACCCGTGTCGTCCGGATCTCGGCCGGCAATCTGTCCGCCTGGCTGGACGGACGGCCGCTTACCCACAGGGTCAGCCGGACGTTCGGATATTGA
- a CDS encoding SGNH/GDSL hydrolase family protein, whose product MIISAVNGRKRILPRAACLFALLLFLFAGSVRAKAAAPSRRIILIGDSRTEMMREYGSKDARVIWSYASGKGLSWAKQTGVPRIESKIRSNTAVVILLGLNDCADTWMADRYASYFNKKAAEWKKKGASTYFFSVGPVDDAKAKASKSERAYMITSFNKALRAKLSSDVQYVDIYSALQKNLSTLHDGIHYKKSSSDRYFSLIISKTAAGSSSVSKTSSDPDSMVSRYYKPVYDFRDFMKYNPSLKKTYGSNPSGAYHYFLKKGMKKGLRASSSFDAVSYALRYGYLRHIYGTSDWTRYYTHYLNKGKARGMSGAWTRKVKGYETVYKGRDYARVYNYNDYIKRYPSVFRVYGYNDKKVLAHFVKYGIRSGWIGCSSFNWKTYKVSNRDLAKKFGRSVWKYYDHYLRKGYRQSWRRHV is encoded by the coding sequence ATGATCATCTCCGCCGTAAACGGACGGAAGCGGATTCTTCCGCGAGCCGCATGTCTCTTCGCTCTGCTTCTGTTTCTTTTCGCCGGCAGTGTCCGCGCGAAGGCGGCCGCGCCTTCCCGCCGCATCATCCTGATCGGGGATTCGAGGACGGAGATGATGCGGGAATACGGCTCAAAGGACGCCCGCGTGATCTGGTCATACGCGTCCGGCAAAGGGCTCAGCTGGGCGAAGCAGACCGGCGTCCCCCGCATCGAGAGCAAGATCCGCAGCAACACGGCCGTCGTCATCCTGCTCGGCCTCAACGACTGCGCCGACACCTGGATGGCCGACCGGTATGCTTCCTATTTTAACAAGAAGGCCGCCGAATGGAAGAAGAAGGGCGCATCCACCTATTTCTTCTCAGTCGGACCGGTAGACGACGCGAAGGCCAAAGCATCGAAAAGCGAACGCGCCTATATGATCACCTCGTTCAACAAGGCGCTGCGCGCGAAGCTTTCATCGGATGTACAGTATGTGGACATCTACTCCGCCCTGCAGAAAAATCTCTCCACGCTGCATGACGGCATCCATTACAAGAAATCCTCCAGCGACCGGTATTTCAGTCTGATCATCAGCAAAACCGCTGCCGGGTCCTCTTCGGTGTCAAAGACCTCGTCAGATCCCGACTCGATGGTCAGCCGCTATTACAAGCCCGTCTACGACTTCCGTGACTTTATGAAATACAACCCATCTCTGAAGAAGACCTACGGCTCGAATCCTTCCGGCGCTTACCATTACTTCCTCAAGAAGGGCATGAAGAAGGGGCTCCGCGCGAGTTCGTCCTTCGATGCCGTCTCCTACGCACTCCGTTACGGCTATCTGCGCCATATCTACGGCACATCCGACTGGACAAGGTATTACACCCATTATCTGAATAAGGGAAAGGCTCGCGGGATGAGCGGCGCCTGGACCCGGAAGGTAAAAGGATATGAGACTGTCTATAAGGGCCGCGACTACGCCCGTGTCTATAACTATAACGATTACATCAAACGTTATCCCTCTGTCTTCCGCGTCTATGGCTACAATGACAAAAAAGTACTCGCCCACTTCGTGAAGTACGGCATCCGGAGCGGCTGGATCGGCTGCAGTTCCTTCAACTGGAAGACTTATAAGGTAAGCAACCGCGATCTGGCGAAAAAATTCGGCCGTTCCGTGTGGAAGTACTACGACCATTATCTCCGCAAGGGATACCGCCAGTCCTGGCGGCGTCATGTCTGA
- a CDS encoding metal-sensing transcriptional repressor, with translation MAVSKRTDTGAAGCGHDHAETEHGHVHSHGTEYGHDRTETEYGHVHSHGAGCSHEHPEAAHSAHTHTHDPQEIRKIVNRLSRCAGHLEAVKHMVERGEDCSDVLIQLAAVRSELTNAGKALLKEHLEHCIVEAAEQGDQASIERMNEAIDRFIKY, from the coding sequence ATGGCAGTCAGTAAAAGGACAGACACTGGGGCCGCCGGATGCGGTCACGATCACGCTGAAACAGAGCATGGACACGTACATTCTCACGGCACCGAATACGGTCACGATCGCACAGAGACGGAGTATGGACATGTGCATTCACATGGCGCCGGATGCAGTCACGAGCATCCGGAGGCGGCGCACAGCGCTCACACGCATACCCATGACCCGCAGGAAATACGAAAAATCGTCAACCGCCTGTCCCGCTGCGCGGGGCACCTGGAGGCTGTTAAGCATATGGTCGAGCGGGGAGAGGACTGCTCGGACGTGCTGATCCAGCTGGCCGCGGTCCGGTCAGAGCTGACCAATGCCGGCAAGGCGCTGCTGAAGGAACACCTGGAGCACTGTATTGTCGAGGCGGCGGAGCAGGGCGATCAGGCGTCCATCGAGCGGATGAACGAGGCGATCGACCGGTTCATCAAATACTGA
- a CDS encoding LysR family transcriptional regulator — MLYNAHLDTLIRVVEAGSFRQAAEQMHISPSAVLKQIGLLEKDLGVTVFDRSRKGVTLTKAGESIYRDAKFIVSFSDEATKRVKDIADQSRESEQQRGSSGS, encoded by the coding sequence ATGCTTTATAATGCGCATCTTGATACTCTGATCCGGGTGGTAGAGGCAGGCAGCTTCCGACAGGCAGCGGAGCAGATGCATATTTCGCCGTCTGCCGTGCTCAAGCAGATCGGACTGCTGGAAAAGGATCTGGGTGTCACTGTTTTTGACCGATCAAGAAAGGGTGTAACACTTACTAAGGCGGGAGAATCCATCTATCGTGATGCCAAGTTCATCGTCAGCTTTTCGGACGAGGCGACGAAAAGAGTGAAAGACATCGCGGATCAGAGCCGTGAGTCGGAGCAGCAGCGCGGATCATCGGGTTCCTGA
- a CDS encoding alpha-hydroxy-acid oxidizing protein, whose translation MTYEEVLAKAKNCVGKYCKACSICNGRACGSQIPGPGAKGTGDTAIRNYDAWQKIRVNMDTIAEAAEPDPSLELFGRTFRYPFFAGPVGAINMHYGDVYDDASYNKLLVAACAQLGIAAFTGDGTNPGVFTAAVAAIREAGGAGIPTVKPWDEATVEEKMRMVRESGAFAAAMDVDAAGLPFLKGLNPPAGRKSVSQLKRIIEGAGVPFIVKGIMTVKDAEKAVEAGAAAILVSNHGGRVLDQCAATAEVLPEIADAVGGRARILVDGGIRSGTDVFKALALGADGAVIARPFVTAVFGGGREGVEAYVRKIGGELEDTMLMCGANTLSDITRDMVRI comes from the coding sequence ATGACATATGAGGAAGTGCTGGCGAAGGCAAAAAACTGTGTGGGAAAATACTGCAAGGCGTGTTCGATCTGCAACGGACGCGCCTGCGGCAGTCAGATCCCGGGACCGGGGGCGAAGGGAACCGGAGACACGGCGATCCGGAACTACGACGCGTGGCAGAAAATCCGCGTGAATATGGATACGATCGCGGAGGCCGCGGAGCCCGATCCGTCGCTTGAACTGTTCGGACGGACCTTCCGGTATCCGTTCTTCGCGGGCCCGGTGGGGGCGATCAACATGCACTACGGCGATGTCTACGATGACGCGAGCTACAACAAGCTGCTGGTTGCCGCATGCGCTCAGCTTGGCATCGCCGCGTTCACCGGGGACGGGACGAATCCCGGCGTCTTCACGGCGGCGGTTGCCGCGATCCGTGAAGCGGGCGGAGCCGGCATCCCGACGGTGAAGCCCTGGGACGAGGCGACGGTGGAAGAGAAAATGCGGATGGTGCGGGAGTCCGGCGCCTTCGCGGCTGCGATGGATGTGGACGCGGCGGGGCTTCCGTTCCTCAAGGGGCTTAATCCTCCGGCGGGCCGGAAATCCGTCTCCCAGCTGAAGCGCATCATCGAAGGAGCGGGCGTGCCGTTCATCGTCAAGGGCATCATGACGGTGAAGGACGCGGAGAAGGCAGTGGAGGCCGGCGCGGCGGCCATCCTCGTCTCCAACCACGGCGGACGCGTGCTGGATCAGTGCGCGGCCACAGCCGAGGTCCTTCCGGAGATCGCGGACGCGGTGGGCGGCCGCGCCAGGATCCTTGTGGACGGAGGGATCCGTTCGGGGACGGACGTCTTCAAGGCGCTGGCGCTGGGCGCGGACGGTGCCGTGATCGCCCGGCCGTTCGTCACAGCCGTCTTCGGGGGCGGCCGCGAGGGCGTGGAGGCCTATGTGCGGAAGATCGGAGGAGAGCTCGAGGATACGATGCTGATGTGCGGCGCGAACACGCTGTCCGACATCACGCGCGATATGGTCAGGATCTGA
- a CDS encoding zinc-ribbon domain-containing protein, with product MICPYCGETIADNSKFCSHCGKPLFSVEMDDYDLYAADTADPEVDRRLIAGADEDTHILPAGEVSAEEAARAVDPDLDLTPYDLDEDGEQPQRRTKSGSRNERDGRSGESRVRLERYVPKRNARAEEPEDEAEEEEEEDGGGGGHTAFLVVLCAALAAAVFFALYYMVSSGIFSGRTAVRTGSTEVKPITVIANQTTPTPAASDAGGGTDTGRTAAPTSAPAVNQPTATPSAARQTPAAPDVTVAPTPEQTQIPEATEAVTPTPTEDPDAVVLTPDEDNEETDDGQEQEQNQDQNNQEDVVG from the coding sequence ATGATTTGCCCTTATTGCGGCGAGACGATCGCCGACAACAGTAAGTTCTGCAGTCACTGCGGAAAACCCCTGTTCAGCGTGGAGATGGATGACTATGATCTCTATGCCGCGGACACGGCGGATCCGGAGGTCGACCGCCGGCTGATCGCCGGGGCGGATGAGGATACGCATATTCTTCCGGCCGGGGAGGTTTCCGCGGAGGAGGCAGCCAGAGCGGTCGATCCGGATCTCGATCTCACCCCGTACGATCTGGATGAAGACGGAGAGCAGCCGCAGAGGAGAACGAAATCCGGTTCCCGGAATGAGAGAGACGGCCGGTCCGGAGAAAGCCGCGTAAGACTCGAGCGCTATGTGCCGAAGCGGAACGCACGCGCGGAGGAGCCCGAGGATGAAGCGGAAGAGGAGGAAGAAGAGGACGGAGGAGGCGGCGGCCATACGGCATTTCTTGTCGTGCTGTGCGCCGCACTGGCGGCCGCTGTCTTCTTTGCTCTTTATTATATGGTCTCCAGCGGCATCTTTTCCGGACGGACGGCCGTGCGGACCGGGAGCACGGAGGTGAAGCCCATCACCGTCATCGCGAACCAGACGACGCCGACGCCGGCCGCATCTGATGCGGGCGGCGGAACGGACACCGGGCGGACCGCCGCGCCGACTTCCGCTCCGGCCGTGAACCAGCCGACCGCGACGCCGTCAGCTGCCCGCCAGACGCCGGCCGCCCCCGATGTGACGGTGGCTCCGACGCCGGAGCAGACGCAGATCCCGGAGGCGACGGAGGCGGTCACCCCGACGCCGACTGAGGATCCGGACGCGGTGGTTCTGACGCCGGATGAGGACAATGAGGAGACAGACGACGGACAGGAACAGGAGCAGAATCAGGACCAGAACAATCAGGAGGATGTTGTCGGTTGA
- a CDS encoding YitT family protein produces MTFSLKEDGRRLLVITLAAVIMALNINTFVHTGGLYPGGVSGLTLLIQRSAQMFFGVSLPYTLINLLLNAGPIYIGFRFIGKKLTLYTIYMLIVSSVLTDVMPAHVVTQDVLLIAVFGGMINGTVISLCLLSNANTGGTDFIALYLSKRSGMDSFNVILGVNVVILSAAGFLFGWDKAMYSIIFQFASTQVLHVLYRKYQQITLFIVTDFPADICRAITDVSRHGATVLHGEGAYEHTERAVVYSVVSAAEEKAVLAAIRRVDPKAFINLMRTQQIRGRFYQPPEK; encoded by the coding sequence ATGACATTCTCACTGAAAGAAGACGGAAGACGGCTGCTTGTCATCACACTGGCGGCGGTGATCATGGCACTCAACATCAACACGTTCGTCCATACCGGCGGACTGTACCCGGGCGGCGTGTCCGGGCTGACGCTGCTGATTCAGCGGTCCGCACAGATGTTCTTCGGCGTGAGCCTGCCCTATACGCTGATCAACCTCCTGCTCAATGCCGGCCCGATCTATATCGGGTTCCGGTTCATCGGAAAAAAACTGACCCTGTACACGATTTACATGCTGATCGTCAGCAGCGTGCTGACGGACGTGATGCCCGCTCATGTGGTGACGCAGGACGTACTGCTGATCGCCGTCTTCGGAGGGATGATCAACGGGACCGTGATCAGTCTCTGCCTTCTCTCCAACGCGAATACCGGAGGCACGGACTTCATCGCCCTTTATCTGTCAAAGAGGAGCGGCATGGATTCCTTCAATGTGATCCTTGGCGTCAACGTGGTGATCCTCTCGGCGGCGGGCTTTCTCTTCGGCTGGGACAAGGCGATGTATTCGATTATTTTTCAGTTTGCATCGACGCAGGTACTGCATGTGCTTTACAGGAAGTATCAGCAGATTACGCTCTTTATTGTGACGGATTTTCCAGCCGATATCTGCCGCGCCATCACGGACGTGAGCCGTCACGGCGCTACGGTGCTTCACGGAGAGGGGGCATATGAGCATACGGAGCGGGCGGTGGTGTATTCGGTCGTGTCGGCTGCGGAGGAAAAGGCGGTGCTGGCCGCGATCCGCAGAGTTGATCCGAAGGCGTTCATCAATCTGATGAGAACACAGCAGATCCGGGGACGGTTCTATCAGCCGCCGGAGAAATAA
- a CDS encoding AAA family ATPase translates to MDRIFDFNDPVPSERRPAEALDRVPLYENAAGMATAEHPILMLSDPTAGMRHHQTGTFRHPLSGAAFDYQEDGQDLSAQILRVDSRFLKLIGWLGENHITVRLSLIHTEEGSAVCRIRAVDPSGRTHDPSSEDGMLQLAVSRLLASRPAAPVDDEEQEEPGNTPYLLTDLPSMTDFLTCAGDALPPEIRTWAYRNIKLLRTGAISPEERRHAQRALSMMLNIRWQGSYFESIDPVRARRILDEELYGLDSVKQRIIETIIQINRTHTLPAYGLLLAGPAGTGKSQVAYAVARILRLPWTSLDMSTIHENEALTGSPRIYSNAKPGRIMEAFAQAGSSNLVFIINELDKADDGTALGNPADALLTLLDNIGFTDNYIECMIPTTGVYPIATANDISRISSPLMTRFAVIEIPDYTSEEKKVIFTRFSLPKVLARMGMKPEECVVTGAGADAVIARCAGRPGCRDLEQAAEHLAAHALYCIETQQVSSVTYDAEEVRSLLA, encoded by the coding sequence ATGGACAGAATATTTGACTTCAACGACCCTGTACCGTCGGAGAGACGGCCCGCCGAGGCGCTTGACCGGGTTCCGTTATATGAAAATGCAGCCGGCATGGCCACGGCGGAGCATCCGATTCTGATGCTGTCGGATCCCACGGCCGGCATGCGCCATCATCAGACCGGCACGTTCCGTCACCCGCTTTCCGGCGCGGCCTTTGACTATCAGGAGGACGGTCAGGACCTCTCTGCGCAGATTCTGCGGGTGGACAGCCGCTTCCTGAAACTGATCGGCTGGCTGGGAGAGAACCATATTACGGTCCGCCTTTCCCTTATTCACACAGAAGAGGGCAGCGCGGTCTGCAGGATCCGCGCCGTCGATCCGAGCGGACGGACGCACGACCCGTCTTCGGAGGACGGCATGCTGCAGCTGGCGGTCAGCCGCCTTCTCGCGAGCCGGCCGGCCGCGCCGGTTGACGACGAGGAGCAGGAGGAACCCGGGAATACGCCGTATCTCCTCACCGATCTGCCGTCGATGACCGATTTCCTCACCTGCGCGGGCGACGCGCTGCCGCCGGAGATCCGGACGTGGGCGTACCGGAACATCAAGCTGCTCCGCACCGGCGCCATCAGTCCGGAGGAACGGCGCCACGCCCAGAGGGCGCTGTCGATGATGCTGAATATCCGGTGGCAGGGCTCCTATTTCGAGTCCATCGACCCGGTGAGAGCGAGAAGAATTCTCGATGAGGAGCTCTACGGGCTCGATTCCGTCAAACAGCGGATCATCGAAACCATCATCCAGATCAACCGCACGCATACGCTGCCTGCCTACGGACTCCTGCTGGCGGGTCCGGCCGGAACAGGCAAGTCGCAGGTCGCCTATGCGGTGGCACGCATTCTCCGTCTTCCCTGGACCTCACTCGATATGAGCACGATTCATGAGAACGAGGCGCTGACCGGAAGTCCGAGAATCTACTCCAACGCCAAGCCAGGCCGGATCATGGAGGCATTCGCCCAGGCGGGAAGCTCCAATCTCGTCTTCATCATCAACGAGCTGGACAAGGCGGACGACGGCACGGCGCTGGGCAATCCGGCGGACGCGCTGCTGACGCTGCTGGACAATATCGGGTTTACGGACAATTACATCGAGTGCATGATTCCGACGACGGGCGTCTACCCGATCGCGACGGCCAACGACATCAGCCGGATCAGCTCGCCGCTGATGACCCGCTTCGCCGTCATCGAGATTCCTGACTATACGTCGGAGGAGAAGAAGGTGATCTTCACTCGTTTCTCTCTTCCGAAGGTGCTTGCGCGTATGGGAATGAAACCGGAGGAATGCGTCGTGACCGGAGCGGGGGCCGATGCCGTGATCGCACGGTGCGCCGGCCGGCCGGGCTGCCGTGATCTCGAACAGGCCGCGGAGCACCTGGCGGCGCATGCGCTGTACTGCATCGAGACGCAGCAGGTCAGCTCGGTGACCTATGACGCGGAGGAGGTGCGGTCGCTGCTGGCGTGA
- a CDS encoding aldo/keto reductase, with the protein MRQITLGRTGITVPQNGFGALPIQRDSKETAVRLLRKAWDGGMRYFDTARAYSDSEEKVGAAFDGMRDKVLIATKTAAKTPDAFREDLDVSLEKLRTDYIDVYQFHMASQVYAPGDGTGLYECMLEAKRSGKIRHIGITAHRIQVALDAAVSGLYETIQFPFSYLASDREKELVRLCGEQGVGFIAMKGLAGGLITRSEAAMAFMNQYDNVLPIWGIQRDKELDEWLGYMKETPEMTGSLAAYVRKEQEELSGDFCRGCGYCMPCPQGIQINQCARMSLMIRRAPSDAWLTPYWQEEMKKIETCLNCRACTKKCPYELNTPELLRKNYEDYQKVLAGEREVGQSRGDGLR; encoded by the coding sequence ATGAGACAGATTACACTGGGACGGACAGGTATCACGGTCCCGCAGAACGGATTCGGCGCGCTGCCGATCCAGCGGGATTCGAAGGAGACGGCGGTGCGCCTTCTGAGGAAGGCATGGGACGGCGGCATGCGCTATTTTGACACCGCGCGCGCGTACTCGGACAGTGAGGAGAAGGTCGGGGCCGCGTTCGACGGAATGCGGGACAAGGTTCTGATCGCCACCAAGACGGCTGCGAAGACGCCGGATGCATTCCGGGAGGATCTTGACGTTTCTCTTGAGAAGCTGCGGACGGATTACATCGATGTCTACCAGTTCCATATGGCCTCTCAGGTGTATGCACCGGGAGACGGGACGGGACTCTATGAATGCATGCTGGAGGCGAAGCGGTCCGGGAAGATCCGCCATATCGGCATCACGGCGCACCGGATTCAGGTCGCGCTGGACGCGGCGGTCTCCGGACTCTATGAGACGATTCAGTTTCCGTTCAGCTATCTTGCCTCGGACAGGGAAAAAGAGCTGGTCCGCCTCTGCGGGGAGCAGGGCGTCGGCTTTATCGCCATGAAGGGGCTCGCCGGCGGGCTGATCACCCGCTCCGAGGCCGCGATGGCCTTCATGAACCAGTATGACAATGTGCTGCCGATCTGGGGCATCCAGCGGGATAAGGAGCTGGATGAGTGGCTGGGCTACATGAAGGAAACGCCGGAGATGACCGGCTCTCTGGCCGCGTATGTCCGGAAGGAGCAGGAGGAGCTGTCCGGCGATTTCTGCCGCGGCTGCGGCTACTGTATGCCCTGCCCGCAGGGAATCCAGATCAACCAGTGCGCGCGGATGTCGCTGATGATCCGGCGCGCGCCCTCCGATGCCTGGCTGACGCCTTACTGGCAGGAGGAGATGAAGAAGATCGAGACGTGTCTCAACTGCCGGGCCTGCACGAAGAAGTGCCCGTACGAGCTGAACACGCCCGAACTGCTTCGGAAGAATTACGAGGACTATCAGAAGGTGCTGGCCGGCGAGCGCGAGGTCGGCCAGAGCCGCGGGGACGGACTCAGATAA